Below is a genomic region from Castanea sativa cultivar Marrone di Chiusa Pesio chromosome 2, ASM4071231v1.
CTTCTTGCTTCTAAAAAGAACATATTCGAGCCATTCCCAATATAGAGGTATGTAACTCCACTCTCCATTGATCTTGAAAAGAGTGCCCCAACGTGTTCCGCCTGAAATTATACGACGGCCAAGAGTCACTAGATAACGAGACTCTGCAGTGTTCTTGTGAAGAGAGCTATGCAAAGACCATGCTCCAAAGGGGGAATCAGAATTCCGAGAGACATCATAGGTCCACTCCACAATGTCTCTTGAGTCTTTAAGTTCAGGCCACCTTTCCGCAAATCGACCAATAATCGGCCTTTCAACGAGCATTGGTATGTCTACTTCCTTAGTGTCATTCGATTCTTTAGTAACAACGAGATACTTCTTGCCGGATGAAGAGAAGTCCTTGAAGAGCACCATGATGAAAGGGcgaacctaaaaaaaaatgtgtacaaAAGAATATAAACTACGGTGCAaagaaggttaaaaaaaaagggggcatggacatgcaataaaaaaaagaaaaaaaagaaaaaaagaaaaagaaaaaaagaagcaaagttATTATATCTTCATATGCAAGTATTGCTCCACTGCAAGATATCAATGGACACACATCCTGGCATAGACAATTTTCATCCTCAAAGTAGCCTTCTTCTTCAATGCAATCTTTGTCTtcaaggaagtcttcgtatcacaGATAGACTTCGTTGTCAAGATTGTCTTCGTCCGCGaggaagtcttcgtatcacaGATAGACTTCGTTGTTGTCTTCGTCCGCGaggaagtcttcgtatcacagatagacttcgttgtcaagattgtcttcgtctgcaaggaagtcttcgtatcacaGATAGACTTCGTTGTCAAGATTGTCTTTGAGATCATTGTATTGGTAGCTACTTGGCTTGAGGAACAAAATAAACTCTTGCAAGTTCTTCGTAGTGCCACTAAGTCATCATATTACCTATTCTAAATGGAGGTGGaacaatacaaaacaaaaaatagacaTGCAGGAAGAGAAATTCACAAATAAGAAAAGTTTTGTACAAGAATGTACCTCCAAAGATTTGAGTGATGGAACTCTTGTAAGATTTGAGGCTAAAGTGTTTTAAGATGGACCGTAGCTACACAAAGAAAGGGGGGCAAAGAATAAAGtagattcatattttaaaaaagaaaagaaaagaaaagagaacagCTTCATAAAATAAGTTTCATTAGTTCTACTTGTTggatattgtgaaaaaaaaaaaaaaagagataacaCATGATTTACCTAGAAATATTCATGTGAGTGGATCCgtggtatcaaaaaaaaaaaaaaaaaaacataaaagcatGCATGAGACAAAACAAGGATAAAAGAAGGTTATTATACCTGATGGAGAGAAAAGCACCTGCCTTCTGTAGTTAAGATACTAGCATTGGCATGGAGGATTTCAAGAAAGCTTGAGATTAATCTGGAACAGCATATTTAAATCAGCATATTGtgccaaagagaagaagaaaataaaagtagagacctcatACCTCTATTCgacttgtgaaaaaaaaaaaacaatagtgGGGATTTGCTCACCGAAGGCTTGCTTTTATAGTGGTCACTTTGTTATGAGGCATTGCACTTCTAAGTCAAGAAGGTCTCTAAATTGGAGATAAAGAGCTTGACCAGCTTGGAGAGTGCTGATATTTCAGTCAAAATATAATATTGGAAAGTGCTTGAATATCAGTTGGCTTCATCCGTGACCTTTATCTGGCAATGTTTGGATTAGGTTGGACGACTTAGAAAGATAAAGTTTCAGTCCATATTAAGTTTGGACTTGGCTGACTTGGcctatttgtttaactttaaaGGTTTAGAAGTCATGCAGCTGAAAAACTCGTTAGCTAGAGAAGTTCTTCTTGTTAAAAGTTATCTATATGAGACTTTGAGTAAGAACAAAATTCTTATCGAAGTAATATCATGAGGATGTGGTTTACATATACAAGGGTCTGTTATTACTAGGAAGAGTGCGTGGATCCGTTGCCAAGGCATAGGCCACTTCCACATTTGAATTCTTTTCAAACAATTCCTATTTGAATAAGAATTCTATTCGATTGCACTCGCTTTGAAGAGGCCAAGTGATGATACTATCATCACATTAAAACTCCTTGAGGTGTGGATTATCAAGTCACTCTCCTGTTTGGATTTACCCAACCTACGGACTCCACCTTGCTAAATGTTGGTTACACGATTCCAAGGAAGAAGCATGGTGTTAGACACTCTGGAATAATGTACATGGGGAACTTCCTATCATATTGGAAATTATATGGGTTCTAAATTAAGTTTGCTTGCAAATTTtcaagattgaaaaaaaaatatatatatatatatatatgaaaggtTTTGAAAATAATAGCATCAAAGCATGAAGTTGTTGAGATTTGATCACTTCCCACgttcaaaattgtgaaaatgaccaagtctcgagggggcatttgtaaaaggcaaaattttaagccaattataaaatgccacattaaaatttagtggcaaattccaaattaatgtcattaaattaattaaattagataatgacatgtgtcatccaaattgacatcacactggcatatcaaaatttgccacatgtcatttggcccacaagataaagataaacttcctattcaaaatttatggataattatctttattaaaataaactaaatagagataatgatttatctttgttgattattatctttatcaaaatatgatatagataaatagagataattatctctaagaagaatttgggccaatcaaaagtctactacatactttcaagcatatcaacTGAAAGCGGTGCTTATCCtctaaaatcactataaatagaggacatcccCTCTCATTTTAAAAGAGGTTTTTCAAGAGGCTCAGGCTCTGGAGAAATTCTGTCAAAAGAGtttttgaagaacttgaagaacatttgaagaacttgaagaatgTTCGAAGggcttgaagaacttgaaggacaacaaatctctaacaagcttaaagccagagattcgttgtgaagaccatttgatccatctttcaaccaaattgaagaaaatttcgCGTTTGAGTCAAGACCGTAAAGAAGATAAAATCAAAGGAGCATTTGTCAAAACTGAGATTGAACTCATTActtgattaatacaaaaaatatatttgtagaactcattttttttaatttgtttgatttttcttcaattgaaaaatttgtgtttacagCATCTTCTTCTGAAAACCCGATGCTAGGGTTATCTCGTTGCGTCACTTTCAGTGAGGAACCTGTCGATTGGACGCTTTGAACCGTCTGCAAGTAGGTCTTTCTAGCCTTTTTGGGTGACCCTGCAGAAgtagtgccccctacaatcatccgtatatcCCCTACaggtggtctgggacgctcgTTCTCCCATCAGGGATTTTGTTCCAAGAGTTGATcctttctctccttcctcacgaacctctgcaaccttccttgtctaatgagggCTTCGATTTGTTGTtttaagtcataacagtccatcgtatcgtggccatgatcgccatgaaaacggcagtatctgtcacttggcctcttgttcggatctcccttcaacttgccagGAAACGTCAGGGtttcttcatctttgatttgcatcagcacttggtcaattggggctgtgaggcgggtgaagttcgtgaatcttcccGTAGGTGGTTTGGGTCGTCGATCTTCCCGTCGTTCGCTGGTTCTAGCCATTTTTCGTCCTTTGTCCGGTTGTGTATCTTCCTGCCTTTCCCTCTTTCTAGGTTTCTCCTCTCgagccagcaaggcatcctctgcgttcatatacttcgttgCCCTATAAAACacttcggacatagtctttgggtcattcttgtacaGAGAAAACATGAACTTATCCTTTCGCAGCCCGTTTATGAACATtgctacaagtatcttgtcatctacctcgtctatcgagagggcttccttgttaaagcgggctatgtatgaCCTTaaagtctcgtcttctcgttgcctAATGTTCATCAGACACGCAGTAGATTTCTTATGTCGGTGACTaccgataaagtgtgatacgaactgtgcgcctaattccttaaaagtgctgatggaatTAGGTGTCAGCTTACTATACCAGTCCCTTGCAGGCCCTTTCAacgtggtgagaaaagccctacacatgatttcatccgatacgccctgaagatgcacgagggtcttgaaagattccaagtgatccaatgggtccttaGATCGGTCGTAATTCTCCACCTaaggcatgcgaaactttggaggaagggggcatgaattcacgagCGTTGTGAAAGGCAAatctgttctatggactaggtcgtccaggtctGGAGATTCGTTCTCTAAGggcattcatcatcacatccatacgttccctcatctcttgCATCTCGGCTACTATGTGAGTTGGCAAAGTGTCCGAGACGGATGGCTGATTGGTCTCTTACTACTCtggtctagtcggagcgttgctaccctcaggcccttctGCGTTCCTCTCCTCCGGACTGgcaccttcctggtcttcctctggtgcgcttgggtgtgcattcctttgccgCAGTTGTTCTTCcagatcatgattctgcttggttaggTGCTCAACCACCACCGCGAgtgtttggacttgcctctccaAAGTTGTGGCGTGCAGTTCGTCACCTTGAtggttggttgttgccatcgatcgagtgagtaccatgcaactttttgtctcaggaattgagcaaaggctaaataatctttttcccacagacagcgccaactgatgatgccgaaaaaatcaccagtaagctgcaaaCACTCCCAAACCgaaacaacacctacaaaaagaaaataaaggacctTATAGAGAGCAccagtgtggtgccggccaaaaaccctccgaaggtcaagttagaatctttttcttaaccctagagtgccagagtcgagttaattatgcTTACCTTGATTCGAGGgtttttttggggtatttatattggtgtagggTTATCACTCATGCCTTGGCCAGGACCCTTTCCTTGTAGGATAACACTTCTTTCAATTCTACATTCCTTATAGAGTTCTCTTTCATATAGGAGTATTttattatggtcaaacgtgtaaTGCAAGAACTCCTAGTATTCACGCTTGTATGAAGATAAAGTAAAGTCATATCAAACATATCGTGTGATGTAGGTTAATTCCCATTAGGAATCTATGACACCTAATCAATACCCGACGGAGACTCAATGTTGCCACCGTCCACTACATGTCCTTGTAATATTGATCCATCGACCCACCTCATGTCAACACCACTCCGTCGTGCTCTACGAGGAGAGATCTGTCTCATACTTTTATCCTCTTCACACCGTGATGACTAACcccgacaaaaaaaaaaaagaagtatattaCTAATACTTAATTCCTACTTTCATTATGAAACTTTGTAACATAAATATGATACCACCACCAAATATGATACCACCACCAAGTAATTCCTACTTTCCTTCTTTGTAACATAAATATGATACCACATAAATATGATAACTTGTGTAAAAGGCCTTTGCCCCCAATTgcttaaattaaaattagatattattCTTTAGATAGGCGTTGTGTGATATGTAACGTTTTCCCTGTATGTAATCGAGTTTCTAAGTTTGAAACCTTTCATTTAAAACTTTTCCTTCCTCTATTAGTTTAGAGGCCTTAGAAATTtctttggttaattaattaggtaattaaaataaattagattttaggtGATCGATCACGTAGTGCCGagtcattaaaaattaaataaataaagagactCACCTGCACATAAATCATCCTAGTGTCGCCAATACACACACGTCACTCTCTTAACATACAGAAAAAGTTGGGGTAGGCAAGTGGGTCCCAAGAATTTGGTGTCCACATAGAGTACCCACTAGATCTAATGATGAGACACTATATAAATCTCACCAATTTTGCTTTGCAATAAATTGTCGTAGTGAAATATATTTGAAAGATTATTGATTATCGTAAAGACTTCTTCCCCTCgtttaaattagaattctattataaatttaattagtaaaatttataattataaaaattataaattttaaaaaaatttaattaataaaatttacaattatgtgaaaataaaaaatatacaattataATACTTCAAAAATCTCATAATTACCCATTAAATTTGGATCAAAATTCTTTAACGTACCCAGTGGTCTCGTGCGAGTCCCTGGCATCAACCGTGGGAGGGTGTCTCTGGAAATACTCTTTTggtgcttttttatttatttattattattaattgtttcTGCTGAGAATAATTTTTGTGAATTCTTAATTTCCTTTCATGGGAATCAAGGGTCCCGATTGAGATATGTGATAAGATGTCAATATTACGAAAAGTTAGAATCTTTACGAGAATATATAATGCAAACGTGactttttgttcttctttgtcCGATAGAAAACCATTTGATAACTCATTGAGATAGTAGTACCAGGATGCATATATAACTGCATGTCAATATACTCATAAGCAACAGAGCAAACTACATACACTAAAATGGGTAGAGTACAcgacatgaacattgttcactaCTACTAGAAACTGTTCCATGTATAGAACAGTGACTGACATGAAGATAACATAAGTTGTAGCTCTTATTTTCTAAACATTTAGCTATGCATTCAGTTGGCAGTTGGTGGTTTGTGCGGTGGCTTTTCTCCTCTACCCTTTGGTGGCTTGTGCTCTGGGAATGGCTTTCTCTCTCCATCTTCAAGTGGGGTTGGTGGCTTGTGTTTTGGTGGCGGCTTCTCTCCTTTACCCTTTGGTAGCTTGTGTTCTGGCAATGGTTTTCTCTCTCCGTCTTCAACTGGGGTTGGTGGCTTATGTTTTGGTGGTGGCTTTTCTCCCTTTGGAGGAGGTTTGCCATTAATGGAAGATGACTCCAATAGAAGGTGTCCAGGGTGATGATCATGTGGTGGTGGCTTCTCTCCCCTACCCTTTGGAGGCTCATTACCTCGGCTTGGTGGTTTGTGTTCTGGGAATGGCTTCACTTCCCTATCGAGTGGGGTTGGTGGCTTGTGTTTTGGGGGTGGCTTTTCTCCCTTAGGAGGTTTGTGCTCATGTTTGGGAGACTCATGGTGATCAGCCATTGAGGCAGTGCTTAGAAGCACCACTCCAAGGAGCAACACTAGGAAGTATTTGCTGGTAGTCATCTTTGGTCTCTGGATGGTTCAAAATAGCAATACTTCTTGGCCTTTTATAAGGGATACTAGAGCCTATTTCGTCAAATCATACGTCATTAAGCATTTAAAACATACCCTACCCTAGACACGTACAGTTGAAAATAGGTATCTTTTCTTCTTGAATGTGCAATTATTCATGTCAGGGTTGGGGGTCCAATTGGGTCCTACTGAGTTCAAAAGTTTGACAATGTACAATGCTTGTGACTTTGTTCCTGGTGTAGGCTAGAAACGTAAACGAATTTATCTCTCTGCTTTCCATGCTGATGCAGCGATCTCTTTTGCATGCAATCTTTGAGTCTTTTAAGTTTAAGATCAGTTACGTAGCCAATTTTCttacataaaaaactaaaaaatcatgGAAAAAGTGATCTAAaagctaggttttttttttttttttgtaaatattataatctaatttttacagaTCAGATTGAAATCATATTGAAATTTAAAGTTGTACCAGAATAAGACCATGTATATCTGACATTGTCAATGTTGGTATTAGCTTACTTAACCCAACCAAGAGATATTAGAGACAATTATAAATTGAAGTTGGCATTATGTCCCAACACAAGACTTCCTGGATGGCAGCAGATTCAAGCGGTAATGGAAGATTTGTGGAGCACGAGGAGACAGAGGAAGGAATTTGGTTTGCAATGGTTCTTTCTTGAATACAAAGGATTAGGTAtagaggtttttattttttgaagttgaATGCAGCATGCTAGCATCCATAATTTCATTATTCTGTCCCCAATTAACTCTCTGATTGTGTTGTCTCAAGGAGCTCCTTACCAATTATATTGACCAAAGTCTCAAATTGTTCAAATCTATGTTCCTATttaacacaataatttttttcccccagaTTGAACTAATCAATTTGCCAAAACtagagtaataaaaaaataaaattattagcaAGTCAGAAGTTATGAAATATCTCAAAATGATTTTGTTATTGGAATTAAGAGTGCAAGATCATTGTAACCAGGTcagaacttcttttctttttttttttcaaaatgttaaATCATCATTTCTTTAATTCACAATTTGTATATATTCTATTTTGTATTGACGGATTGTTTAGTATATGGTGGAGTGGGAGAAGATAGTGTGGAGGATGGGGCAGTGGATTGACTTCAGGGATGGGTACAAGACCATAGACTTGAGTTACATGGAGActaaggggctgtttggatgcttttttttttttgtcactcaATTTCCGTCACTCATCACTTTAAAATGCCACACCCATTTGGCACCATCACTCAATTCccatcactcaatatttttcacactGTTTGTGGGTCTCATACCTATCACTCGATGCAGGTTTTTTTTAGTACCCAGATCACTCGAacccagtgaaaaaaaaaacggtcAAAAGTTACGGCTATGGGTCCCCCATGTgtatttaattacaaaaaatccATCGAGTTATGAGTtaagaaaactgaaaacagtcaaaatgtgtttttagtttccataactcataactcatgTGAGGGGCAGAATGGTGAAAATACGTTTTTGGGTCTTAGGCCTGATTTAGAGGTATTAATTCGTTCGAGTAGAGCCTTGAAGTCCATAGGCAAGCTCTTGCTGGAAGGGTTGATGGGGTTGTCCGAGGAGAGGCATCTCCTCGGCCAAGTCAAGTGAAGATCGAACGACGTGTCATGATGTTTGGAAGAGAATGCTGGAAggtctgttgggtaaagatATGTTCCACACAACTATAGAGAGGAAGAACGCATGAGAAATATCATGAAAAAAGTTGCTACCActacattaaagactctgcacctactcatctggtcgcattaatgggaaaatgacatCTAAACAGTATagatcagccttacagctgttgtttgaagacttccagagggcggtggatgagacaagtatctgaATCATTGattgatccatacgtggaagatggaggAAAGGGGGAGGATGATATAAAGGGAAAAGAGAGGCATTCTaaaaagggggagagaaaagaaaagaaagaaagaaagcactATACATATCATCTTCAATTTTAATCTATTGTTTGGAGAAGAAAAGGCAATACAAGTCATTCTctgcttacatccgaggagagTGTTATTTTATCCATTTGTTGTGTAGATAATGGCAATCTAGCCCACCATatttgttatccaatatccataaaacctaggtttcaagcccacactctacaaatttgattgtataaggctttttgggctTAAACCCATCACGCTGTTGGGTCCGGATACaaattgtgtacttacaattTGCGCCATCTGTGGGGAACCTTGTATTGAAGAAATTGGAATACTATGGCAAGCTCAAGTacgcatcatgcagagtcttTGGGGTCCCAACGTGAGGACCATTTCCAACATCTTGAGCAAGaaagggatcgagagggtagtgTGCATACGGTGCACACCGGTGGGAGTCGTTCGTGGGGTGGAAGTAGAATCCCCTATGAGGACAATGCGAAGGCCATGCAaaaggagattgatcacctgAAGAAGAAGTTGTGCCGTGCGAGACGGAGGCGAACACCATCTCTTTCTGATCCTTCTTCTAAGGGCTCCCAAGGTAGTAGTTATAGGCCATGGTCCACAACTCCTCTTAGTGAAACTTTCTAGTATGAAAAAGACGATCTTCATGGTCGTAGGGGCAAGAAATCTTCCTCCAAGGGCTTGGAAAACGATGCTATAAGCAGGGCGTTGCACACGTAGGGTCAAGAGGGGGAAGCTTCCCCGacggttcactcagcccacgttcaccatttataatggcagaACAGACCCTGTGGAACACGTAagtcatttcaatcagaggatgACAGTACActctaaaaatgaaactttaataTGCAAAGTCTTctcttctagcttgggacctgttgtgATAAGATGGTTTAATGGCCTGAAAGCGGGTTCCATTGATTCCTTCGTGGAACTCACTAAGGCATTTGGATCTCATTTTATCAcctgcagtagagttcctcagCCTTTGAACTCATTATTGTCCTTGGCCATAAGGGAAGGAAAGACCTTGAAAACATATTCTGAAAGATACTGgaagatgtttaatgaaatcgatAACGATTTTGATGAcgtggcgattaacactttcaaggtgggcctTCCAACTGAGCACGACTAAAGGAAgtctctgaccaaaaagccaGTTCAGAGTGTACGTCGGCTCATgaatcgtattgatgagtacaaacgggttgaggaagatcagcagcaaggTAAGgggaaggcgaaggttatccctcaggagatgagggatttcaggtcggatagatacaacaacaataggccgaAGAGAGATTTCGCTAggcaatctggttcagccactcctcagGTAGTCAACACGGTATttcgagaaccggtgcatcaaTTGTTAGAGAAAATCTAGAATGAACCATACTTCAAGTGGCTCAACAAGATGGCTAGAGATCATACGAAGCGGAATCAGAACCTCATTTACCACTATCATCAGGATGTAGGTTATACCACCGAGAATTGTCAGACACTATGGAGCCATTTGGAGCAGCTGGTTAGTGAAGGAAGGTTGAAAAAATTTTTGTATCATCCCAATGGGCAAGGAAGCCATTCAGGTTCAGTTaatcagaggaacaattcaaCAAGGCCTCatttgggaacaattaatgttatttttgctgctccTGGCAGGACTGGCTCTTGTCCTACTAGGGTAATGTCTGTGTCACGTACTTTCGCCGAGGAATCTGACTcgagccgaagaggattaaagggAACATTCCGCCTATTTGTACTTCTTGGACGAAGACAAAATTGGGACCATTTAACCttatgatgatgccttggtagTTACGTTAAGGATAAGGGGCTATGACGTGAGAAGGTAATGGTTGACCAGGGTAGTGGGGCTGACATTATGTACCTTGACTTGTTTAGGGGGCTTAACCTAAAGCTCGAGGATCTTACGGCTTATGATTCACCgctaataagttttgaagggaaggctgtcATTCCAAAAGGGCAAATTCGGCTACCTGTGCAATCGGGTCCGGAGGttgtagacgtagatttcatcgtggtagatgcttattctccctacacgGCCATTTTGGCAAGGCCCTGGCTGCATGCCCTAGGTGCTGTTTCTTCAACTCTTCATGTCAAGGTGAAGTTCCCATCCGGGGGACTGATCAAGGAAATCATTGGGAGTCAATTTATGGCTAGACAGTGTATAACGGCTACAATTCTGCGTCAGACTGGGCAAGAGTTATTGGCCTCAGCTGAAGGGGGTTTATAGCAATCAATGTCCTCGGCCACATGTAAGATTGCCGAGGTAGAGGAGCATGCGTGCGAAGAGTTGGAGAAGGTTCTTATCAGTGATGATCCTGAAAAAATTCTTTTAGGTAGGAATTTAGCTACCACCTCAGGAGAAGGAAGAGCTGgtcatatttttgaaaaagaatatggatgtatttgcgtGGAGTGCTTATGAGGCCCCGGGGTTCGATCCAAGTTTCAATTGTcgtcatttgaatgtcaatccatTCGTAATGCCTAGGAaacaaccacctcggcgttcatCTAAGAAGCATGTTGAAGCTGTCGAGGAAGAAGTACTCAAGCTCAAAGAGGCTGGTGCTATTAAAGAGGTATTTTATCCAGAATGGTTGGCTCACACGatggtagtgaagaagaagaatgggaagtggagagtttgcgtcgacttcacagatttgaacgaGGCTTGCCCTAAAGAGTCATTCCTAATGCCTCGCATAGATCAGTTGGTCAATGCCACTGTTGAACATCCTCGAATGAGCTTTCTAGATGCTTTTCAGGGCTACCACTAGATACCCTTGGCTTTAGAGGATCAAGAGAAAATGAcctttgtcactcctacagggaattatcattataaggtgatgccgtttggtttgaagaatgcaagGGCTACTTATCAGAGGATGATAACTAGAATGTTTGAGCCTCAGTTGGGTAAAACAATTGAAGTGTAtatggatgacatggtagtgaaaagTAAAATGGTTTCTATGCATGTATCAGATTTGAGTAACACTTTTCAAACGCTAAGAAGGTACAAGTTACGCCTTAATGCTTCCAAGTGCTCCTTTGGAGTGGGATCTGGTAAGTTCCTGGGTTATATGGTAAcacacagaggaattgaagtcaatcctTCTCAGGTCAAGGCAATTGATAGCTTACAACCTCCTTGAAATCCGAAAGAAGTTCAAAGGTTGATAGGAATGGCCGCTGCCCTCAACCGATTTATTCCACGGTCCGTAGATaggtgcaggcctttcttccagctACTGAATAGGTGGAAAGGATTtaaatggaccgaggagtgtgctacagcttttcaacagcttaaggaatatctttcgtGTCCGCCCATTATGTCTCGGTCGAAAATTGATGAGGTTTTGTTTGCGTATATTGCTGTGGCTGGTCATATTGTTAGTTTGGTTCTAATACGGGTTGATAACAATATACAGAagccagtttattatgtgagcaaatcTTTACATGAGGCTGAGGTACATTATATGCCATTGGAAAAGGCAATCCTCACGGTGGTGCACGGTGCGCGTAAGCTTCCCCACTATTTtcaatctcatacagttgtgGTTCTGACTCAACTTCCTCTCAAATCTGTGCTTCGAAGTGCTGATTATACGAGTAGGATTGCTAAGTGGGGTACCATTTTAGGGGATTTTgacatcaagtatatgcctcaaACCTCCGTGAAAGGTCAAGTGCTTGCTGATTTGGTTGTAAAGTTTGCTGAGCCTATATTAGAAGTTAACGCCAAGGGGCtagacatggatgaaaaatcagttggcatgatctcaTGCAAGGACTTGTGACATGGAAGGTATATGTCAATGGAGtagcaaatcaaagaggatttGGTGTGAGACTAGTTCTAGTGTCTCCAGAGGGACATACGTTTGAGAAGTCCTTaagattgggattctcggctACCAACAATGAGGCAAAATATGAGGCTTTATCGGTCGAAATGGATATGGTTTAGAAAATGGGGGAGAAAATCAGTGAAAATGTTCTCGAATTcgcaattagtggtcggccaggtagAGGGGACattggaggctagagatccaagaatATCTGATCCGAGTTAGGTATTTACgatcaaaatttgaatcttttatCTTGTTGCATGTTTCAAGGAGTATGAATACCCATGCTGATTTCCTGGCTACCCTTGCAACATCCTCAGCCCAAATTCTGCCTCGGGTTATCCTCATTGAGGATTTGTTCAAACCCAGTGGAATGGGTGTTGACCCCATTTGGGTTCATCAGATAAGGGTAGGACCTAGTTCGATGGACCCCATAGTATCCTTTCTTAAAAGCGATTTCTTACCCGAGGAGAGATTTGAAGCAAATAAAGTTTGCAGAAAGGCGCCTcgattctggttgtccgaggattaAAAGCTGTACAAACGCTCATTTTATGGACCACACTTGCTGTGTATACATCCTGAAGCAATCAATtcacttttggaagaa
It encodes:
- the LOC142624998 gene encoding uncharacterized protein LOC142624998, producing the protein MARDHTKRNQNLIYHYHQDVGYTTENCQTLWSHLEQLVSEGRLKKFLYHPNGQGSHSGSVNQRNNSTRPHLGTINVIFAAPGRTGSCPTRVMSVSRTFAEESDSSRRGLKGTFRLFGSGADIMYLDLFRGLNLKLEDLTAYDSPLISFEGKAVIPKGQIRLPVQSGPEVVDVDFIVVDAYSPYTAILARPWLHALGAVSSTLHVKVKFPSGGLIKEIIGSQFMARQCITATILRQTGQELLASAEGGL
- the LOC142626068 gene encoding uncharacterized protein LOC142626068 — its product is MTTSKYFLVLLLGVVLLSTASMADHHESPKHEHKPPKGEKPPPKHKPPTPLDREVKPFPEHKPPSRGNEPPKGRGEKPPPHDHHPGHLLLESSSINGKPPPKGEKPPPKHKPPTPVEDGERKPLPEHKLPKGKGEKPPPKHKPPTPLEDGERKPFPEHKPPKGRGEKPPHKPPTAN